In a single window of the Candidatus Nanosynbacter featherlites genome:
- a CDS encoding gluconeogenesis factor YvcK family protein: MELMGINIVVIGGGTGSFTLLSGLKNYTHNITALVNMVDDGGSTGQLRDELGVLPAGDVRQCLVALSTSPKVRDLFNYRFDEGSMKGHAFGNLFMAALEKMTGNFTEAVKVAGEVLNIRGRVEPITFDNITLVTRLADGTVVRGQHEAESLIIPVGERPWLDLEPTARINPQARQAILDADLVVIAPGLLYGSLAPALLVSGVTRALAETKAKKVYVCNLVNKPGQTDEFTVADYASEIERFAGVKLDHVLYNNHRPSQELIDRYAKDGELLVEWNKEELKKKHFYASGKRLIADEVWENTNAASDPLAAQRSLIRHDADRVARELMRIYFA, translated from the coding sequence ATAAACATTGTCGTTATCGGCGGCGGTACGGGTAGCTTCACATTACTGAGTGGATTAAAAAATTATACACACAACATTACCGCCTTGGTTAACATGGTGGATGATGGTGGATCAACAGGACAGTTGAGGGATGAATTGGGGGTTTTGCCGGCTGGTGATGTCCGGCAGTGCTTGGTGGCGCTGAGTACCTCACCAAAGGTGAGAGACCTGTTTAACTACCGTTTTGATGAAGGTAGTATGAAAGGCCACGCGTTCGGCAATCTATTCATGGCAGCCCTAGAAAAAATGACTGGTAATTTTACCGAAGCTGTCAAAGTGGCTGGAGAAGTGCTCAATATCCGAGGACGAGTAGAGCCCATCACATTTGATAATATAACGCTTGTTACGCGACTGGCCGACGGCACGGTTGTCAGGGGTCAGCATGAGGCTGAATCATTGATCATCCCGGTTGGTGAGCGTCCGTGGTTAGACCTGGAGCCGACTGCTCGCATCAATCCTCAGGCGCGGCAGGCGATACTAGACGCGGACTTGGTGGTGATTGCGCCGGGGCTGCTGTATGGTAGTCTGGCGCCGGCTCTGTTGGTCAGTGGCGTAACGCGCGCGCTCGCTGAGACCAAGGCTAAAAAGGTATACGTTTGTAATCTGGTGAACAAGCCTGGTCAGACTGATGAGTTTACGGTTGCGGATTATGCCAGTGAAATTGAACGGTTTGCAGGTGTCAAATTGGACCATGTATTGTACAATAACCATCGCCCGTCGCAGGAATTGATCGACCGGTATGCTAAAGATGGCGAACTGTTGGTCGAGTGGAACAAAGAAGAGCTGAAAAAGAAGCATTTTTACGCTTCGGGAAAACGATTGATCGCTGATGAAGTTTGGGAGAACACCAACGCTGCCAGTGACCCGCTGGCAGCACAACGCAGTTTGATTCGACACGACGCTGACAGAGTAGCACGCGAGTTGATGCGAATTTATTTTGCCTAG